The region TCGATTCCTTAAAATTATATACAGCTTCTTCACTGCAAATGCAAGACAATACATAGGATGCATTGAGAATCGTCGTGTCGGTTGATTGGTGCCCATCGCATCGCGGTTGATCGTTGAGTTGCTCGGCTAGACGTTCGGTGTgaaatcgccaaaaattgcAGACAACAATTTACTGCCCGGAAGATTATTCAATTCAAGTGCCAGACGCATCGTTTGGTTTAATCTATGAGCACGCTCACGGGCGAGACAAGGCCACGCGAAACTTCGCGTATTCGTCCGGGACGGTGTGGGAATGGCGTAGTATATGAGCGTCGTATGAGAACCCTTGGCATTGTTGAACTGTCGCGGCGAGATAAGGACGAACTAGTACTACGACGAAGGGAAAACCCTGATGACCGCGGGGGCCACTATACTACGATGGTTATATTTATCAACAATTAACCTGTTTATCGTTTATTATACTGGCTATTTTTAGCAAGCCTGGGGCCTAGGAACATTCAAACTTTCAAAACCACTTCGTCCACCCCGTTCCGTTGCTCTAGTTTCGATCACACAatcaaacaccaacaccaatccACCCTGCGGCAGATAAAAACGGTTTGGCAGCGGCAACACAGGCATGTCAGTCGCTATCTTATCTGGTCGGCTCGGACTTGGAAGGCTCGCCGTCAAGCGGTCCGCGGTATCAAACTCATCCAGAAGCCATGCTTCGCGTTCAGTCCGGCCGATGTTTCGTCGAGCACGAGCGGTATGGTGAGCTTGACACCGGGCTCGATGTTGAAGTTGGACAGCATGTAGAATATGATGCACTTGGCCTGCATCAGTCCCAACCGCGAACCGATGCAATTCCTGTATCCAATCCCGAATGGAAAGTACGCATCCTGATTGATCCTGCTCGGATCCTCGAATCGTTCCGGATCGAAGCGAAGAGGATCGGGGAAATACTTCTCGTCGAGATGGAATGACTTCAATGGGATCGAGATGTCCATCCCCTTCTCGATCGTAATCACATTCCCGTCGCTGTTGGTAAAGGTGTAATCCTTTGTGCATTTTCGATTCGTTATTCCGAACGGTGTCCATCGGCGCAACGTCTCCGACACCACCATATCGAGGTACTTCATCTTCTGCAACACTTCGTAAGTTGGCGTCACACCATCGGCCAGCTCACCCCGTACGGAGTCAATCTCCAATCGCAAACGCTTCTGGATCGAAGGATTCACAGCCAGCTCGTAGCTCATGAAGCACAGCAACGTCGAAGTCGTCTCGATcccaccgaagaagaaggaaaccacAGCCGCCGTAATGTCGATATCCTGCCACTCGAGtcgctctccatctccatcaacGGCATGCGTGGTGGCCATCGAGAAACCAGCACTTTCCAGCGATGCATCCTCGTGCTGTTCACTGAATAGCTCATCCTTCCGGGCCTGTAGCAACAGATGGATAAAGTCTGGACGCTTGATCAAGTTCTGCAATCGATGCCGGATGTTCATCGAGACCGCCTCAAGATAGAACTCGTTCACGTCCTTGTACAGCAACCCAATGTGGAGACGGCGGAACAGCCAGGGAACAATGGGGGACATCAAGAACTTGAATCCTGGCCATCCATCGATCTGCGCCAACCGCTTACCCTTGAGGAAGAACTCATTGTCCCGATCGGTGAGCGAGTCCACCTCCACACCGAACGAGATCGAGGTCATCGCATCGTTACCGAGCCGCGAGTACAGATCCCGCAGTTCCATCGCAAACGGTTCCCCCTTGGAGTACGCCACCAGCCGCTCCATTGCATCACCCGCACTCTTCGATATCAGCATGAACATGTTGCGTATCTTGCTGGCGGTAAAGGCCGGACTGAGGCCAACCCGATTGTGACGCCACC is a window of Anopheles aquasalis chromosome 2, idAnoAquaMG_Q_19, whole genome shotgun sequence DNA encoding:
- the LOC126569966 gene encoding probable cytochrome P450 9f2; translation: MFLFWALPVLLYLVYRWSIATYDYFEQRGIPYVKPVPFFGQVLALFTQEKHAVDVASEGYKMFPNTRISGVFTLRTPGYLVHDPLLYKQMAIRDFDHFTDHISQLSVATDPLLARSLFFANGARWRHNRVGLSPAFTASKIRNMFMLISKSAGDAMERLVAYSKGEPFAMELRDLYSRLGNDAMTSISFGVEVDSLTDRDNEFFLKGKRLAQIDGWPGFKFLMSPIVPWLFRRLHIGLLYKDVNEFYLEAVSMNIRHRLQNLIKRPDFIHLLLQARKDELFSEQHEDASLESAGFSMATTHAVDGDGERLEWQDIDITAAVVSFFFGGIETTSTLLCFMSYELAVNPSIQKRLRLEIDSVRGELADGVTPTYEVLQKMKYLDMVVSETLRRWTPFGITNRKCTKDYTFTNSDGNVITIEKGMDISIPLKSFHLDEKYFPDPLRFDPERFEDPSRINQDAYFPFGIGYRNCIGSRLGLMQAKCIIFYMLSNFNIEPGVKLTIPLVLDETSAGLNAKHGFWMSLIPRTA